One genomic segment of Virgibacillus doumboii includes these proteins:
- a CDS encoding RNA polymerase sigma factor — translation MDGIGNSIQLLERIAMGSRHSFDLFYEKHIAFVFKIALHMTGNKTEAEDICHDVFLEVYQKADQYQKSKGSVEAWLAIKTKTRALDRLRKKKPILQNNMGELLLGQEKGADKQFLYHLERDTVIEALKHIPKEQQEAIYRSYFQEKTHKEISNVMNRPLGSVKSLIKYGLNNLRKQKSILGQIRSSSGGEKDGI, via the coding sequence ATGGATGGAATTGGCAATAGTATCCAACTGTTAGAGAGAATTGCCATGGGTTCCCGCCATTCATTTGATCTGTTCTATGAAAAACATATTGCATTTGTTTTTAAAATTGCTTTGCATATGACCGGGAATAAAACAGAGGCAGAAGATATTTGTCATGATGTGTTTCTGGAAGTCTATCAAAAGGCAGATCAATATCAGAAGTCAAAAGGCAGTGTGGAAGCCTGGCTGGCAATCAAGACTAAAACGAGGGCACTCGATCGTCTGCGTAAGAAGAAACCGATTCTCCAAAATAATATGGGTGAATTACTGCTTGGACAGGAAAAGGGTGCTGATAAACAATTTCTTTATCATTTGGAGAGGGATACCGTCATCGAAGCCCTTAAACATATACCGAAAGAACAGCAAGAGGCAATTTACAGATCTTATTTTCAGGAAAAAACGCATAAGGAAATATCAAATGTCATGAACAGGCCGTTGGGATCTGTAAAGTCGCTGATTAAGTATGGACTAAATAATTTACGCAAACAAAAATCCATACTCGGGCAGATTAGATCCAGCAGTGGTGGTGAAAAAGATGGAATTTAA
- a CDS encoding YppG family protein, which translates to MFPGGPRRPMPPYPPVRPRRPIQGTPKPGLLSHFQDREGNLDIEKISQTAKQVSEIYSQVSPMVTKFMKK; encoded by the coding sequence ATGTTTCCTGGAGGACCGAGAAGACCAATGCCACCATATCCACCTGTCAGACCCCGACGGCCCATACAAGGTACGCCGAAACCGGGGTTACTGTCACACTTTCAGGATCGTGAGGGGAACTTGGATATCGAGAAAATTTCGCAAACTGCCAAACAAGTTAGTGAAATATACAGCCAGGTAAGTCCGATGGTAACCAAATTCATGAAAAAATAG
- a CDS encoding DUF2268 domain-containing protein translates to MTVIRTDKWLLDLYDNPINLCKKLKAQFFGVQAYEIHNHLAMYGMYRHPVRNGKDLIKKLQKNNVWGIVREEKKHLEREWDGPNIPVFIFPSDPHNRRIQRELGGKSGLAFGDKLFLFISEDTDETELRALFTHEYNHVCRLSKYQKKENDYTLVDTIVLEGMAENAVHERFGEESAAPWTRYYSDKDLEEISNNLVIPNRNIRKNDNKHQTVLYGLRGYPRMAGYCCGHYLVKKYMEANSMTTKDLLNIDAETIAQIHDDESDDEE, encoded by the coding sequence ATGACTGTTATTAGAACGGATAAATGGTTACTTGATTTATACGATAATCCAATAAATCTGTGCAAAAAACTGAAAGCTCAATTCTTTGGTGTTCAAGCCTATGAAATCCATAATCACTTAGCGATGTATGGAATGTACCGGCATCCTGTCAGAAATGGTAAAGATCTGATAAAGAAGCTGCAGAAAAATAACGTTTGGGGAATTGTTAGAGAAGAAAAAAAACACCTGGAAAGGGAATGGGATGGACCAAATATCCCCGTCTTTATATTTCCATCAGATCCACATAACCGAAGAATACAACGGGAACTGGGCGGCAAATCAGGATTGGCTTTCGGTGATAAACTGTTTCTGTTTATTTCTGAAGATACCGATGAGACTGAACTTAGGGCTTTATTCACCCATGAGTACAACCATGTTTGCCGGTTATCAAAGTATCAAAAGAAAGAAAATGATTACACACTTGTGGACACCATCGTTTTGGAAGGAATGGCGGAAAATGCGGTCCACGAACGATTCGGTGAAGAATCAGCAGCGCCCTGGACCCGGTATTATTCAGATAAGGACCTCGAAGAAATATCAAATAACCTGGTAATCCCTAACAGAAATATAAGGAAAAATGATAATAAACATCAGACTGTATTATATGGACTGCGCGGCTACCCAAGAATGGCGGGATATTGCTGCGGGCATTACCTTGTTAAAAAATACATGGAAGCGAATAGCATGACAACTAAAGATCTTCTGAATATTGATGCAGAAACAATTGCGCAAATCCATGATGATGAATCAGATGATGAGGAATAA
- a CDS encoding YndJ family protein gives MTFRNIGIINIFILFVIAVLGVHPWHFLLLTVAQLVYVPLILNLVMKNDDGKYARYLPYLGIPAFLTVILLQVTSETSWDPFLAIIYFLFTLLIAGYGLMRFFNRGFAHLEEFLIDMGLIYIAVGGAWFFAYEAGIDTGFSAIMTWLTGIHFHYAAFLLPVFVGFLGRIYKSTFYNWIAAAVLVSPMIVALGITFSTLLELVSVLVYIFGIYGLINLSFKSPVNWLVRLSFSALGVAILFSLLYAFGNLTGLYTITIDFMLIFHGTINAVFYALAGIIGWSIQYPPSKHEYFKFPVSRIRGKGKVGETILTGKLDTATCNGLVDNMNIYDIDAETLSSSIIDFYENTNQYRLFSEVKWHTWFKPFAAVYRLISRYVEQINLPFSSKQVEMTGNIYSIKDDVDGRNDVRAWVRKVKKETTFVALYSSHENKGQTYMNIALPLPGSVMVGVLDLTPHGKDLRLSSKKQSLDADSGIYLAAGKFFFMLPIEEQFDVWEVEEGVLKARHNMWIFSIPFLTIEYDIFNKLQS, from the coding sequence ATGACGTTTCGTAACATTGGAATTATAAACATTTTCATATTATTTGTGATAGCTGTTCTTGGTGTTCATCCGTGGCATTTTTTGCTGTTAACAGTCGCGCAGTTGGTTTACGTTCCCTTGATACTAAACTTGGTCATGAAAAATGATGATGGAAAGTATGCGAGGTATTTACCATATCTGGGAATTCCTGCGTTTCTTACTGTCATTCTTTTACAGGTAACAAGTGAAACATCGTGGGACCCGTTTTTAGCAATCATTTATTTTCTGTTTACCTTGTTGATTGCAGGATATGGGCTTATGCGCTTTTTTAATAGAGGTTTTGCCCATTTAGAGGAATTTTTAATAGATATGGGACTAATTTATATCGCAGTTGGTGGTGCCTGGTTTTTTGCGTATGAGGCTGGGATCGATACCGGATTTTCGGCAATTATGACCTGGCTTACCGGAATCCATTTTCATTACGCTGCATTCCTGTTGCCTGTTTTTGTCGGGTTTCTAGGCAGGATTTATAAATCAACATTTTATAATTGGATTGCTGCTGCCGTTTTAGTTTCCCCGATGATAGTTGCGCTTGGAATTACTTTTTCAACGTTACTTGAGCTTGTTTCGGTTCTTGTTTACATTTTTGGTATATATGGTTTAATCAATTTATCTTTTAAATCACCAGTTAATTGGCTCGTTCGATTATCCTTTTCAGCCCTTGGTGTGGCGATTCTTTTTTCTTTATTATACGCTTTCGGCAATCTAACAGGATTGTATACGATAACGATAGATTTCATGCTGATTTTTCATGGAACCATAAATGCGGTGTTTTATGCCTTGGCAGGAATTATAGGCTGGTCAATTCAATATCCGCCTTCAAAACATGAATACTTCAAATTCCCGGTCAGCCGGATTAGAGGTAAAGGTAAAGTTGGCGAAACAATTCTGACCGGAAAGTTGGATACAGCAACCTGTAATGGATTGGTAGATAACATGAACATTTATGATATTGATGCCGAAACATTATCATCGTCTATTATTGATTTTTATGAAAATACGAATCAATATCGCTTGTTTTCTGAAGTGAAATGGCACACCTGGTTTAAACCGTTTGCAGCTGTATATCGTCTGATCAGCCGTTACGTGGAGCAGATTAATTTGCCGTTTTCCAGTAAACAAGTAGAGATGACGGGGAATATTTATTCTATTAAAGATGATGTTGATGGAAGAAATGATGTAAGGGCATGGGTTCGAAAAGTAAAAAAAGAAACCACGTTTGTCGCGCTGTATTCCTCACATGAGAATAAGGGACAAACGTATATGAATATTGCGTTGCCGTTACCAGGCTCGGTTATGGTTGGAGTTTTGGACCTTACTCCTCATGGGAAAGACCTGCGATTATCCAGTAAAAAACAGTCATTGGATGCTGATTCCGGGATTTATTTAGCGGCCGGGAAATTTTTCTTCATGCTGCCAATCGAGGAACAATTTGACGTATGGGAAGTTGAGGAAGGGGTATTAAAGGCAAGGCATAATATGTGGATTTTTTCGATACCGTTTTTGACAATAGAATATGATATCTTCAATAAGCTGCAATCTTAA
- a CDS encoding DUF4166 domain-containing protein, producing MSIYKNAMGEAFYQLHPMLQKRYGFPGGGTFTGKGTMKKINGGPKWLHPLFLIATRWKLLFPEHGENVPFQITNTPCTGKSGEDQIHWERVFYFRKKKRYFNALMSLDAERNIIKDYLGEPHLIYSDLSLSATRAGGLKIESKQQRLVIGLMEIPLPKIFQGLATITEKYDDEKEVYLINVFVTNPLIGTVFSYEGEFASDDVS from the coding sequence ATGTCTATTTATAAGAATGCAATGGGTGAAGCGTTTTATCAGCTGCACCCGATGCTGCAAAAAAGGTATGGGTTTCCTGGTGGTGGTACTTTTACCGGGAAAGGAACAATGAAAAAAATCAATGGTGGACCAAAGTGGCTGCATCCGCTTTTTTTGATTGCGACAAGGTGGAAACTGCTTTTTCCGGAACACGGGGAAAACGTTCCTTTTCAGATTACGAATACACCATGTACCGGAAAAAGTGGCGAGGATCAGATCCATTGGGAGCGGGTATTTTATTTTAGAAAGAAAAAGCGATACTTTAATGCACTTATGAGTTTGGATGCTGAACGGAATATCATAAAAGACTATCTCGGCGAACCACACTTGATTTATTCCGATTTGTCATTGTCGGCAACGCGAGCAGGTGGATTAAAAATCGAATCGAAGCAGCAAAGATTGGTCATTGGCCTGATGGAAATCCCATTGCCAAAGATATTTCAGGGACTTGCGACGATAACTGAGAAGTATGATGATGAGAAAGAAGTCTATTTAATCAATGTTTTTGTCACGAACCCATTAATTGGAACTGTTTTCTCATACGAAGGAGAGTTTGCCAGCGATGACGTTTCGTAA
- a CDS encoding NEW3 domain-containing protein — MFRKILSILSLIVLLFSTIPLGNQSHAAGGVTLFTPYTGLSVTPGETITYQVDVMNSGSSIQNLTFSVEGLPKGWSKTITANGQDIQQLSVKPNGQQQITLEVTVPLEVKKDDYNFTLIADGDGDGYAELPFLTTVSEKGTFKTELTTEQPNMEGHADSTFTYTATINNRTAEKQNYALSSGAPKGWGVTFKADSKSVTSVSLEPNASKDITVEVTPPKNVKAETYQIPIAASAGDTSSKLNLEAVITGSYSIKLTTPSGKLSTDVSAGGEKVVDLVVKNNGTADLTDVSLSSSTPPDWDVKFDKSSIATIKAGDQAKVKATVTAPDDSIAGDYVTTFTAETAQVSSDANFRVSVETSTLWGFIGVLIILAVIGGLYYIFRKYGRR; from the coding sequence ATGTTCAGAAAAATCTTATCTATCCTTTCACTGATAGTTCTTCTATTCAGTACAATACCGTTGGGAAATCAATCCCATGCAGCTGGTGGAGTCACCCTGTTCACTCCATATACCGGTTTATCGGTAACACCCGGGGAAACGATCACTTATCAGGTTGATGTCATGAACAGTGGCTCATCCATCCAAAACCTCACATTTTCTGTGGAAGGTTTACCAAAAGGCTGGAGCAAAACAATTACTGCAAATGGCCAGGATATCCAGCAGCTATCCGTTAAACCAAACGGACAACAGCAAATCACTCTTGAAGTGACTGTACCACTTGAAGTGAAAAAAGATGATTATAACTTTACATTAATTGCTGATGGTGACGGAGATGGCTATGCAGAACTTCCATTCCTTACTACCGTATCCGAAAAAGGCACATTTAAAACGGAGTTGACAACCGAACAGCCTAATATGGAAGGACATGCAGATTCAACGTTTACGTATACTGCAACAATCAATAACCGTACGGCTGAAAAACAAAATTATGCACTAAGTTCCGGTGCACCTAAAGGATGGGGAGTTACCTTCAAGGCTGATAGTAAATCAGTTACGTCGGTATCCTTGGAACCAAACGCCTCCAAGGATATCACAGTCGAAGTTACACCACCTAAAAACGTTAAAGCAGAGACGTACCAGATACCAATTGCTGCATCAGCAGGAGATACCTCGTCAAAATTGAATCTTGAGGCCGTTATAACAGGATCGTACAGTATTAAATTAACCACTCCTTCAGGCAAGTTGAGTACGGATGTTTCAGCAGGTGGAGAAAAAGTTGTCGATCTTGTTGTCAAAAACAATGGTACAGCAGATCTTACCGATGTAAGTCTCAGTTCGTCCACACCACCTGATTGGGATGTGAAATTTGATAAAAGTTCAATTGCAACTATTAAAGCCGGCGATCAGGCTAAAGTAAAAGCAACAGTAACGGCCCCGGACGATTCCATTGCTGGTGATTATGTAACAACATTCACTGCGGAAACAGCTCAAGTATCATCAGATGCCAATTTCCGTGTATCAGTGGAAACATCAACACTCTGGGGATTCATCGGAGTTCTTATCATTCTGGCAGTTATAGGCGGGTTGTATTACATTTTCAGAAAATATGGGAGGAGATAA
- a CDS encoding YjcZ family sporulation protein gives MGWMNPWGYGYGGGYGYGAGYGCGAGGYGRNGFVLLVVLFILLIIVGNSFPMGGDYD, from the coding sequence ATGGGTTGGATGAATCCATGGGGTTATGGCTACGGCGGTGGCTATGGTTATGGAGCAGGCTACGGTTGTGGTGCCGGAGGATATGGACGTAACGGCTTTGTTTTACTGGTAGTTCTGTTTATCTTATTAATCATCGTTGGAAACAGCTTTCCTATGGGTGGTGACTATGATTAG
- a CDS encoding stage VI sporulation protein F, which produces MDDMVKKVEKKTGVNSNDIMGVVQSLNGKDLSDEKNVRKLVRQLSRMANKPVSRKKEDMIVEMLTKKKKKIDQSTISKLM; this is translated from the coding sequence ATGGACGATATGGTTAAAAAAGTGGAAAAAAAGACTGGAGTAAACAGTAATGACATCATGGGCGTTGTTCAATCATTGAATGGAAAGGACCTTTCGGATGAAAAAAATGTCCGGAAACTTGTGAGACAATTATCCAGAATGGCAAATAAGCCAGTTTCCAGGAAAAAGGAAGATATGATTGTAGAAATGTTAACAAAGAAAAAGAAGAAAATAGATCAGTCAACAATTTCCAAGTTGATGTAA
- a CDS encoding YjcZ family sporulation protein has protein sequence MSFAGGYGNNGFVLLVVLFILLIIVGSNYPMGGGYGGY, from the coding sequence ATGAGTTTCGCAGGTGGTTACGGAAACAATGGCTTTGTATTGCTAGTGGTTCTATTTATCTTGCTAATCATTGTTGGAAGCAACTATCCAATGGGTGGCGGCTATGGTGGCTACTAA
- a CDS encoding GrpB family protein, which produces MADVELVKHNEAWSRQYIKEKKSITQAIPDSFIDIEHIGSTVIPEIKAKPIIDIMAGIAELEEYVHLVAPLEKAGYVYIPKQEFTDRKFFLKRIAGNPDIHLHICEMNGTEWNDKLFFRDYLRSNRDKRSAYEVLKMRLANEYRNDRSSYTKAKESFIHDVLRMKRQHGLG; this is translated from the coding sequence ATGGCCGATGTCGAACTAGTGAAACACAATGAAGCGTGGTCAAGGCAATATATTAAAGAAAAGAAATCTATTACTCAAGCAATACCAGACAGTTTCATTGATATTGAACATATTGGAAGTACGGTAATTCCGGAGATTAAGGCTAAACCGATAATCGATATTATGGCCGGTATCGCGGAACTTGAGGAGTATGTGCATTTAGTTGCACCGCTCGAAAAAGCCGGGTACGTCTATATCCCAAAACAGGAATTCACTGATCGTAAATTTTTTCTAAAACGAATTGCAGGTAATCCGGATATTCACTTACATATTTGTGAAATGAACGGCACTGAATGGAATGACAAATTATTTTTCCGGGATTACCTAAGATCGAATCGTGACAAACGAAGTGCGTATGAAGTGTTGAAAATGAGGCTGGCAAATGAATACCGGAATGACCGATCCAGTTATACGAAAGCGAAGGAAAGCTTTATACATGATGTGTTGCGGATGAAGCGGCAGCACGGTTTGGGGTGA
- a CDS encoding YjcZ family sporulation protein has product MSEAVGYGGGYALIVVLFILLIIVGAAYVGLGYGY; this is encoded by the coding sequence ATGAGTGAAGCTGTAGGCTATGGTGGAGGATATGCCTTGATTGTAGTGCTGTTCATCCTATTAATTATTGTAGGTGCAGCTTACGTAGGGTTAGGGTATGGATATTAA
- a CDS encoding DoxX-like family protein: MKNKPIYVEIPIEAEIDKLWNASQTPDQHEQWDLRFSSITYLPKEENQPQKFTYKTKIGFGLAVEGWGKSVGSFHAKDGSRTSSLHFGTDQSFSIIREGRGYWKYIPEADSSITFLTQYDYKTNFGRVGKLFDCLIFRPMMGWATALSFDVLKRWLENGDTPSSQYMKFFCNWVIAFLFSFIWVYHGLVPKLIAMHQVELSMMQNVIPISTNLAASLTAVIGVIEVVFGLVWLVYSNKRKLFGLQLFVFPFLGIGAIISDPAFLFHPFNPLTYNMVLFVLSILGFMISKDVPTAKSCKRKRD; encoded by the coding sequence ATGAAGAATAAGCCAATCTATGTTGAGATACCTATTGAAGCGGAAATCGATAAGCTTTGGAATGCGTCACAGACACCGGATCAGCATGAACAATGGGACCTTCGATTTTCATCGATTACATATTTGCCGAAAGAGGAAAATCAGCCGCAGAAATTTACTTATAAAACGAAAATTGGGTTTGGTCTGGCTGTTGAAGGCTGGGGAAAAAGTGTCGGCAGCTTTCATGCCAAGGATGGTTCAAGGACGTCTTCGTTACATTTTGGAACCGATCAATCTTTTTCAATTATTCGAGAGGGAAGGGGTTATTGGAAATACATACCCGAAGCGGATTCCTCGATTACCTTTCTGACTCAGTATGATTATAAGACGAATTTTGGCAGGGTTGGGAAACTGTTTGATTGTTTGATTTTCCGGCCAATGATGGGATGGGCGACAGCACTAAGTTTTGATGTCCTCAAGCGGTGGCTGGAAAATGGAGATACGCCTTCATCGCAGTACATGAAATTTTTTTGTAATTGGGTCATTGCTTTCTTATTCAGTTTCATCTGGGTGTATCATGGGCTCGTGCCAAAATTAATCGCGATGCACCAGGTGGAGTTAAGTATGATGCAAAATGTTATCCCGATTTCCACGAATCTGGCTGCTTCGTTGACAGCTGTAATTGGGGTGATAGAAGTCGTGTTCGGATTGGTCTGGTTAGTTTATTCAAACAAAAGAAAGTTATTTGGGCTGCAACTTTTTGTTTTTCCGTTTTTGGGAATTGGTGCGATTATCTCGGATCCTGCCTTCTTATTTCATCCGTTCAATCCGCTAACGTATAATATGGTACTGTTCGTACTGTCAATTCTCGGATTCATGATCAGTAAAGATGTACCCACTGCTAAAAGCTGCAAACGAAAGAGAGATTAG
- a CDS encoding anti-sigma factor codes for MEFNNHIPEQKIIDFVLGNLNEEENAQITQHTKKCQACQEVLEEWQDTFDTEEQRSEQLQPSNLLKKRLDKSIEREDNAAEKKKRKQKPKPVYLLGSLAAVLVLSIGLTTQFGNKTNTAVDEQVIYNDEIREERIQSKPNTEQLEIIPVSQFDQVSGNVWINDSTREMLVEIDGLTNLEGRNYQLWIIDTDDNIEGELLPIQNGSVRIFYQGKVVDQVKLIKTSVEPAGGSVKPTGPETFTVDVKD; via the coding sequence ATGGAATTTAATAATCATATCCCCGAACAGAAAATAATTGATTTTGTCCTTGGAAATCTAAATGAAGAGGAAAACGCACAAATCACACAACATACGAAAAAATGTCAAGCCTGTCAGGAAGTTCTCGAGGAGTGGCAGGATACCTTTGATACAGAAGAACAGCGCTCGGAACAGTTGCAGCCTTCAAATTTGTTAAAAAAAAGACTGGATAAAAGTATCGAACGTGAGGACAATGCTGCAGAAAAAAAGAAACGGAAGCAGAAACCGAAGCCCGTGTATTTATTGGGAAGTCTTGCCGCAGTCCTGGTATTGAGTATTGGCCTTACAACACAATTCGGGAACAAGACCAATACGGCTGTGGATGAGCAGGTAATATATAATGATGAGATACGGGAAGAACGGATTCAGTCTAAACCGAATACAGAACAGCTTGAAATTATTCCTGTTTCCCAATTTGATCAGGTATCAGGCAATGTATGGATAAATGATTCGACCCGGGAAATGCTTGTGGAAATTGATGGGCTGACAAACCTGGAAGGAAGAAATTATCAGCTGTGGATTATTGATACAGATGACAATATTGAAGGGGAACTGCTGCCAATTCAGAATGGTTCTGTACGTATTTTTTATCAGGGAAAAGTTGTTGATCAGGTAAAATTGATAAAAACCAGTGTTGAACCGGCTGGCGGCAGTGTCAAACCAACCGGGCCGGAAACATTTACTGTGGATGTGAAGGACTAA
- a CDS encoding DUF1657 domain-containing protein has translation MTVGTKMQQTIASCESTLASLHSFALETQDQNAKQMFQNLSNQQQQILENLQARLQYIEQQEPQYKQQ, from the coding sequence ATGACAGTTGGTACCAAAATGCAGCAAACGATTGCAAGCTGTGAAAGTACATTAGCCAGCTTACATTCTTTTGCTTTGGAAACACAAGATCAAAACGCTAAACAAATGTTTCAGAACCTTTCCAACCAACAACAGCAAATTCTGGAAAACCTGCAGGCCCGTTTACAATATATTGAGCAACAGGAGCCACAATATAAACAACAGTAA
- a CDS encoding ABC transporter ATP-binding protein, whose product MAQPIIELNNIAKQYDNQYAVDHLSLSIKKGEIYGLLGPNGAGKTTAILTMLGLSEPTTGKVIVCGINSTRQPIEVKRKVGYLPDDLGFYQRMTGLENLLFTAEMNNIQKEKAEERANYLLQKVNLIESADKKTGKYSRGMKQRLGLADVLMKNPEVIILDEPTLGIDPEGVRDLLKLIKDLNEQENITVLLSSHHLHQVQQICDRAGIFVKGKLLAEGNLESLAKQLFVKDTFVITVSANPINEAIIEKIQSINGVNKVEDVQSYLEVYCTKDVTAQISKIVVESGSALRQINNKNFGLDEIYHRYFEGRELHESV is encoded by the coding sequence ATGGCACAGCCGATTATTGAGCTGAACAACATAGCAAAACAATACGATAATCAGTATGCGGTTGATCATTTATCTCTATCCATCAAAAAAGGAGAAATATACGGGTTGCTGGGCCCAAACGGCGCGGGTAAAACAACTGCAATCCTGACTATGCTCGGTTTAAGTGAACCGACAACCGGAAAGGTTATCGTCTGTGGCATCAATTCTACCCGCCAGCCAATTGAAGTAAAACGAAAGGTCGGCTATCTTCCCGATGACCTTGGATTTTATCAGCGTATGACCGGACTTGAAAACCTGTTGTTCACAGCAGAAATGAACAACATCCAAAAAGAAAAGGCTGAAGAACGAGCCAACTATTTACTGCAGAAAGTCAATTTGATTGAATCCGCAGATAAAAAAACAGGAAAATATTCACGCGGGATGAAACAGCGTCTTGGACTTGCTGATGTTTTGATGAAGAATCCTGAAGTGATTATTCTCGACGAACCAACATTAGGGATCGACCCTGAAGGTGTCCGTGATCTCCTGAAACTCATCAAAGACTTGAACGAGCAGGAAAATATCACTGTGCTGCTGTCATCGCACCACTTACATCAGGTCCAGCAAATATGTGACAGAGCAGGAATATTTGTTAAGGGTAAACTTCTGGCGGAAGGAAATCTGGAAAGCCTGGCAAAACAGTTATTTGTAAAAGATACATTTGTCATAACAGTTTCAGCAAATCCGATTAATGAAGCTATCATCGAAAAGATCCAATCAATCAATGGTGTTAACAAGGTGGAAGATGTACAATCATACCTTGAAGTGTACTGCACCAAAGATGTAACAGCACAAATCAGTAAAATAGTTGTCGAGTCAGGCAGCGCACTCCGTCAAATCAACAACAAAAACTTTGGTCTTGATGAAATTTATCATCGTTACTTTGAAGGGCGTGAGCTTCATGAATCTGTCTAG
- a CDS encoding diguanylate cyclase domain-containing protein, which translates to MEKLNTLPFDRVLMGGIQEMVFIIRVEEEDFYYEYLNRTAMDRTGLDETVTGKSIRSIYPAEKAAFLCNYYREAIETRTPLTYEDSYIAYSGEWYYSEVKLTPMFDEKGKGSHIVALVQDITGRKKSERELISSRAKLRESEKQFRIIAENSSDLITLLDRNGRINYVSPSYEEVLGFDHEEYLGKHYSHNVHPDDMDKVEKTYSEAVENNQNWHIQFRQKNSSGDWLWSELRGAPVFDEEDHFLYMVVVTRDIALRKKYEAKLKHFAYHDSLTGLPNRRFFKKCLADELKAFEEGMDRFAVIMLDIDHFKDINDSMGHDVGDEVIEEFGRRLKLSIRDTDIVARLGGDEFIILLPGVGSAHNAVKIAEKMKTSLQYPWKIKQYKLPLTTSIGIALPSLQGDTVSNILKNADISLYEVKESGRNNIGVPTFSFTSENHKSDI; encoded by the coding sequence ATGGAAAAATTAAATACACTGCCTTTTGACCGAGTGTTGATGGGCGGTATACAGGAAATGGTATTTATCATTCGGGTAGAGGAGGAGGATTTTTATTATGAATATTTAAATCGTACCGCCATGGATAGAACAGGGCTTGATGAAACTGTTACAGGGAAGTCAATCCGGAGCATTTATCCGGCTGAAAAAGCTGCATTTCTTTGTAATTATTACAGGGAAGCTATTGAAACCAGGACACCTTTGACATATGAAGATTCATACATAGCTTATTCCGGTGAGTGGTACTATTCCGAGGTGAAACTTACGCCAATGTTTGATGAAAAGGGGAAAGGCTCGCACATTGTTGCACTTGTTCAGGACATTACCGGAAGAAAAAAATCGGAAAGGGAATTAATAAGTTCGAGAGCTAAGCTTAGAGAAAGTGAAAAACAATTTCGTATCATTGCGGAGAACTCCAGTGATTTAATTACATTGCTAGATCGAAATGGCAGAATCAATTATGTTTCACCTTCATACGAGGAAGTTCTTGGATTTGATCATGAAGAATATTTAGGGAAGCATTATAGCCACAATGTACATCCTGATGACATGGATAAAGTGGAAAAAACCTATTCGGAAGCAGTTGAAAATAATCAGAATTGGCATATCCAATTCAGGCAAAAAAATTCATCAGGTGATTGGCTGTGGTCCGAATTACGCGGTGCGCCAGTTTTCGATGAGGAAGACCACTTTTTGTATATGGTTGTTGTTACACGGGACATTGCGTTGCGTAAAAAATATGAGGCAAAACTTAAACATTTTGCTTATCACGATTCGTTAACCGGATTACCTAATCGTCGTTTCTTTAAAAAGTGTCTTGCTGATGAACTGAAGGCTTTTGAGGAAGGTATGGACAGGTTTGCTGTTATCATGCTGGATATTGATCATTTTAAGGATATCAATGATTCGATGGGGCATGATGTCGGTGATGAGGTTATTGAAGAATTCGGGAGACGATTGAAACTGAGTATTCGGGATACTGATATCGTTGCACGGCTGGGTGGAGATGAATTTATCATTCTTTTGCCGGGTGTAGGTTCCGCTCATAATGCCGTTAAAATTGCTGAAAAAATGAAGACTTCCTTGCAGTATCCATGGAAGATTAAGCAATATAAGTTGCCTTTGACAACAAGTATAGGGATTGCGTTGCCTTCATTACAGGGTGATACAGTATCGAACATATTAAAAAATGCGGACATATCGCTGTATGAGGTGAAAGAGTCAGGACGAAACAATATTGGTGTCCCTACATTTTCTTTTACAAGTGAGAATCATAAGAGTGATATCTGA